The genome window AAGGAAGTACCGATCTACAAGTGGGCCCATGGAAATTCGACaacgaaaccggaagtttgaaaaGAACGTTTACCTACGTTAAAGCACCGTCTAGATTGATCAAAGCTATAAAAGCGATCGAAGATCAAACATATCTGAAAGCTGACGGTAAATGTTTTTCGGTTTTAGCAAGTGTGAACACCCCCGAAGCTCCATACGCGAGCAACTATCGGGTCGAAGTTCAAACGTCAATATCACCGGGGCCCGAGCTTCCGTCAGGCGAAGAATGCTCACATTTGGTCGTCTCGTGGAGAATGAATTTCATACATAATACAATGATGAAGGGTATGATAGAAGGTGGGGCCCGCCAAGGTGTAAAGGAGAGTTTTGAACAAGTAGCGAGCTTGTTATCTGAAAAACTAAAGGTGGTTGACGTAAAAGGTATTGGTTCGGAAAAAGAACAGGCGTTGGCTTCATTACAGGTGGAAAAGCAGTCGGATTGGAAGCTTGCGGTTCAATATTTTGCTAATTTCACCGTAATTTCCACTATCTTAATGGGATTTTACGTGCTTGTGCACATATTTCTATCGATGCCTAGTACAATTCAAGGGCTTGAGTTCGGTGGGTTGGATTTACCGGATTCGATCGGTGAAGTTGTTGTGTGCGGAGTACTGGTTTTACAAGGCGAAAGAGTTATGCATTTAATATCAAGATTTATGCAAGCGCGAGTGCACAAAGGTATATAAAATGTTTATTAGATAACTTTTTTACATGTTGGCTTCAAGGTAGGCTGTTGAGGCGATTTTCTTCAACTCTGTCTAATTACTCAGAATCGATCAAATGTGGTTAACCTCGGCCAGAATCGGATCTAGTTGGTCAACTCgagccgagtttgacttaaaaaaataaaatataattccTATGTCTATCAtgttaaagaatgaatatcaattGTTAAAATATTTACTATATAaacatgtaattttttttatttatattgatattcacgtattttgttataaatattagtaaactaataatatttgacatatatataatttcccgaaaactaatttttatataatttaacatgtccgagtactaaGTTTTCATTTATTAATAATGGCAGGGGGTGATCATGGAATAAAAGCAACGGGTGATGGATGGCAACTAACTGTTGCGTTGGTTGAAGGATGCAATATACCAACGGTTGAATCAAACGTTTTATCTGATCCATATGTGGTCTTTACGTGCAATGGGAAAACAAGAACAAGCTCAATTAAATTTCAGAAGTCTGATCCTCGCTGGAACGGTGAGTTgcatttatttttataataataatattttataaagTTTTGTTAAATACTTGAAAATGGTGATAAAATGCAGAAATATTTGAATTTGATGCAATGGATGATCCACCTTCTACACTGGATGTTGAAgttttcgatttcgatggacctTTTGATGAAGCCGTATCTCTGGGACATACACAAATTAATTTTGTAAGAAGTAATATTTCTGAGTTAGGTGACGTGTGGGTTCCACTCCAAGGGCAGTTAGCTCAAGCGTGTCAAGCTAAGTTGCATTTAAGGATATTCTTGAATAATACACGAGGTAGCAATATTATTAAAGAATATTTGACCAAGATGGAAAAGGAAGTGGGAAAGAAGGTAACAAGTTAACAAGTTTTGGGCTTGTTTAAACCCCTAGTTCTTGTTTGTTTGATTtgcttactatttttttttataaatttagatAAAAGTACGCTCGCCTCAGACAAATTCAGCTTTTCAAAAGCTGTTTAAGCTTCCACCCGAGGAATTTTTAATCAATGATTTTACTTGTCACTTGAAGCGCAAAATGCCCCTTCAGGTGAGAAATGACTTgttttcttttgatcttttatttattaataactaAAATGGGAACTGAAGGATTGAACGCTTTGCAGGGGCGTTTGTTTCTGTCAGCAAGAATCATAGGGTTTCACGGAGACTTGTTTGGACACAAGACAAACTTTTACTTTCTGTGGGAGGATATCGAAGACGTTCAAGTGCTCCAACCTACTTTATCATCAATGGGTAGTCCCGTCGTGGTTATCACGTTACATCCTGGCCGAGGCTTGGATGCAAAACATGGTGCAAAGACACAAGATGCAGAAGGCCGGCTTAAATTCCATTTTCAGTCGTTCGTGTCTTTTAACGTCGCACACAGGTAACTAACTTTCTTAATCATCTTTCATTCTTAAGTTCCATTTTCAGTCATATGTAAGGGTGCAATTGTGCAAATGAGCGGAGTGGCTCGCAAGCTGCTCGAGATCTGCttgagaaaaagctcgaaacgagccgagcttgagcctaaaataaagcttgTTTATTTATTGAGCCCCAGCTCGAGCGtggcatgtgaagctcgtcaagctcgtcgagccttagtgtTTAATAGCATTTACCCCTTATTTAAagttgtttagtaaacgagccgagcccgaacctaaaaataagcttgtttagtaaacgagcccgagcttcattTATCGAGCTCGCGAGCTTAAACAAGtctctattatttatattattttatttaatatattaattaatagataataaacgagctgagctcgagctaTCATAAGTTTATCGAGCTCTAGCTCGAGTCTGGCCAagctcaagctcgggctcggctcgtttgcacccctagtcatatgtaatcttggttttaaaaagcgagccTGAGGCACGGGGCGGTTGGGAAAATGTCTCATCTGGGTCAAATTTGGTCAAAGTTAAGAGTTGTGGGAGGCTGATATGCATAAACAACCAAAGGGATGCCAAGATTATGATTGGTTTACTTGATAAAAAGGCTGATATATAAAAGAATTAGACAGTTGCAACTTTTGGTTGTACATAGAGGAACGCCTCATGctttttaaaaataagtttttaataTGTTTTTGACCAAAAAACGTAACGTGTTTAAAAAACAGGACAATCATGGCGCTGTGGAGGGCGAGAGCCTTAAGTCCTGAACAAAAAGCAGAAATAGCCGAAGAAGAATCCGATGATAAAAATCAACAAATTCTTGAAGACGATGATCCCGAAAACAGAAGCCTCCAGAGTGAAGAAAGTGGATCCTTCTTAGGACTTGAGGATGTCAGCATGTCTGTTGTATATTCCTCTGTTCTTTCAGTTCCGGTTAG of Helianthus annuus cultivar XRQ/B chromosome 1, HanXRQr2.0-SUNRISE, whole genome shotgun sequence contains these proteins:
- the LOC110864256 gene encoding C2 and GRAM domain-containing protein At1g03370, coding for MRLLVRVIEARNMPPMDPNGSADPYVKLKLGHQRFKTKVVKKCLNPSWCEEFSFKVEDLKEQLVVSVFDEDKFFSDDFVGSVKINISSVFDTVDKSLGTVWYPLQPKKKSKIKDCGEILLTICFSQNNPQSDLQPQAENGAMSPSRSSTSSRMSSPLRSEELTAPIKEEKSNKEKLTGLISQIFSRNNELLPQSAGNKNTELPEVPETDESEVSEDKTDEQSSSSSNFEELIKKLEEKDDGGEMPANLPGGIMLDQMYAISPSELNTFLFSPESDYLKQLADVQGSTDLQVGPWKFDNETGSLKRTFTYVKAPSRLIKAIKAIEDQTYLKADGKCFSVLASVNTPEAPYASNYRVEVQTSISPGPELPSGEECSHLVVSWRMNFIHNTMMKGMIEGGARQGVKESFEQVASLLSEKLKVVDVKGIGSEKEQALASLQVEKQSDWKLAVQYFANFTVISTILMGFYVLVHIFLSMPSTIQGLEFGGLDLPDSIGEVVVCGVLVLQGERVMHLISRFMQARVHKGGDHGIKATGDGWQLTVALVEGCNIPTVESNVLSDPYVVFTCNGKTRTSSIKFQKSDPRWNEIFEFDAMDDPPSTLDVEVFDFDGPFDEAVSLGHTQINFVRSNISELGDVWVPLQGQLAQACQAKLHLRIFLNNTRGSNIIKEYLTKMEKEVGKKIKVRSPQTNSAFQKLFKLPPEEFLINDFTCHLKRKMPLQGRLFLSARIIGFHGDLFGHKTNFYFLWEDIEDVQVLQPTLSSMGSPVVVITLHPGRGLDAKHGAKTQDAEGRLKFHFQSFVSFNVAHRTIMALWRARALSPEQKAEIAEEESDDKNQQILEDDDPENRSLQSEESGSFLGLEDVSMSVVYSSVLSVPSNFVMELFSGSELERRAMDRAHCVNYSTSPWEFEKTDVYQRQTYYKFDISVSRYGGEVTSSQQKSRLTDRNGWLVEEVTTLHGVPLGDYFTLHTKYQIEDQGSRSTGCKVVVHFGIAWLKSTKHKKKITKNIHANLQDRMMIMFSTIEKEFVSGKQ